GTATATTCAACCAGGTCCATGGCCGCCTCCTTGAGGAGGCCCGGGACGAGGTCCGTGCCTACTCTCGCGCCTGCTCTCCATCGGGGGAGCTGGAGAGGGAGCATCTGGACACGCTGGAAGGGGTCTATAAACGTACCTACAAAGGGGCCTCATGTAAGCACATTCGAGGGAAGTTCGGGGAAAAGATCTGCATTAAGGGAAGGTGCCCAATATGCATCCAGGCCCGAGCTGATAAATCCGAGGATAAAGGGCGAAGTCGAAATGGCTCAGACGAACAGGTCGATTTCCTGTTACAGCTTGCTAGGCAGGACGGGGAGGCGGAGTTTTTTCATGATGCCGCTAACGTACCTTTCATCCGAGTTGTTAATGAATCTCATCATGAAGTCAAGGCTGTTGGGGAGCAGGACTTTTCGGACTGGCTTAAGTACCAAGCAGTAAAAGTTGCTGGACATGCACCGAAGAAGGATCCTCTGAATCAGGCTATCGATACCATTTCGGTTCTAGCTAGGTTCGAGGGTGAGGAGCGAGAGGTCTATATCAGAAAGGGGGCGCATGATGGGGCGTTCTACTATGATCTCTGCAACGCCTCCTGGCAATCAATCCGAATTTCCGCTGATGGCTGGCAGGTGGTAGATGACCCACCAGTGATGTTTCGCCGCTTCGATACGATGCGACCGCAGGTGATACCATTATCAGGGAGGCCTGAGGCTCTCGATGAGATAGTCAGGTTGATCAACACTACTCCTGAGAGGAGGCGGTTACTGAAGTATCAGATAGCTGCATTTAACGTGGCCGACATAAACCACTATAATGCCTTTTTTCTTGGGCCACAGGGCTCAACAAAAAGTACAGGGAATGATGTGGTCAAGGCCTTGGACGATCCAGGGACGGACAATAGAGACTCTTTGCCCCTGAAGGAGGACGACCTGGATCTCATATTATCTCGACGATGCACCGCAGCTTTCGACAACATATCTAGGATAAACCTAGAAATATCCGACAAGCTCACCAAGGCCAACTCCATGGGGCGTTCATCTCGCCGGACCCTCTACACCAATAATGACGAGAACGGTCGGAGATATAGGACAAAGATTATCCTCAACGCCATCGGCCTCGATGGTGGTGTTCGACCTGATCTGCTAGACAGGACGATCATTTACAATTGTGAGGTCGTGGACGAATCCCAGCGGTTGGGGCAGGGGGAGGTTAATGCTCGTATCGACCAACTTCTCCCATACGCCTTTGGAGCAGCTCTGGACCTCCTAGTGAAGGCCATTCCAATCTATGAGCAGCTCAGCGATTGTAAGGGATGGAGCCCGCGCCTAAAGGATGCATATCTCTGGATGATGGCCATTGCCAAGGTTGATGGCATGGGCGAAGAAGAATTCGAGATTCTGTTCAAGAAGGTAATCGAGCAGAGGGATTCCGACGCTATAGAAGGCGATCCCCTGGCCATCGCACTGGAACACGTCGCAGAGATAGGCGGCTTCGTTGGGACTGCGGCACAACTGCATGAGTTGCTTAACGCCCCAGGACTTGACATCCCCGAGTTGTGTCAGATTGATACAAAGGATAAAGCATGGCCCCGTGGGGGGATAGGCATAGGCATGCGCCTACCTCGCATCATCGCCCCCCTACGCAGTCGAGGGGTATATGTTTACCAGTGTCACTTCTCCGAGATTGAAGAGACCTTCGGAGATGGAATAAAGGGACTAACCCGCGCATGGAGAGATAAGCCCTACATTGATCAGGACCGCATGATCATTATTTCTAAGGACGACATCAAACTAGTTGAACAATCGATCCGGGGGTGAAATTATTTTTAAAACAGCTTGGGGTTTAACACTAAACAGCCTGGTGAATAACTATGGCCCACAAGCTGTTAACGATAAGCCAGATGACGAATTTTCTGCCCTAATTAACAACTTTGCAGGTTGGTGAGCAATATCTCTACGCTCTCCTCCGAACAGGCTAAGGATAACCTCCACGATACTGTAGGCGAGGTAAAACCTCATGCGAAACGCAGAGGACGCCTCAAGAGGACCGACATCAAGGAGGTTTTGTCCTTGCGGCTAGGGAGGTATCCCTTCCGCGGGGGTATAGACCGATATATAGAGAGCAGGAAAGGTTCGTGGAACACAAAAACAACAAAAAAGGAAGAGCGGAGAAAGTTGGAACAGATTGGAAAGGAACTCGAAGCCCTGAAGGCCCAAGGACGAATATCGACCACAGACCCCAGACATCTAACGAGGTCGGATGTCCAGGAATATATGGTCGAATTACGTAAGGTCGATCCATCGTTCCAAAACAAACAGATAGGGCGTCTGAAGAGGTATATGGCATTCTACAAGAACCACGTTATCGAGGAAATGAAGAACGAGGGTTTTAGGATGCCTAAGACTCCTAGGAAGCCAATCCGGGCACTGTCGGAAGATGAGCTATACGCAGTCTTCGGTTGTCTGGACGAATTAAAAAGGTGGCCCGGTTCGGTGGCCCGTGGGTTGATGGCGCTTTCGTTCGCCACCGGCCGACGGCCGTCAGAACTTCGCCTGGCCCATATGGAAGACCTAAACCTGAGGAAGCGAACGTTCTTTGTACGCTACCCAAAGGGTGAGGGCAACTGGGCTAGTCCCGAGGAGGTGGGCATTATCCGCGAGGACATGGTCCCCCTTATCGAGAGGTACGTTCGAGAGCGAGCTGCCCACCTTCAGAAAAAGAAGGCCGCTAACGCGATCGCTCTTTTCCCAAACACCCTTAGCACAAATGGGTTCTACTCCGCGAATCGATTCAACCAGATAAAGCACAAGGTCGAGGTACTGTCGGGGGTGGACTTCAAATTGAAGGACTTTCGCTCGACCCTTACGACCATCACCATCAACGGTGATATGAGCCGGGTTATCGGCATGTCGGTCCAATTGGGGCATATGGATCCCAACACGACGCTAAAGTCCTACAATAGGATAGAACGAAGCGTCGCCAGGAAGAGACTCAAGGACGTTTGGAGGGAGAGCCCGATAATGGTGTCAAAAACCCCCTCTATTGAAAATCGTTTTGAAATGACTGGATATGGATAGTGGTGGGTCTGTCCGAATTTGAATCGGAGTCACCAGCACCCCAAGCTGGAAGGATACCAAGCTACCCCACAGACCCGTGGATAAAGGGGTTATAGTGAAG
Above is a window of Methanomassiliicoccus sp. DNA encoding:
- a CDS encoding tyrosine-type recombinase/integrase; the encoded protein is MSNISTLSSEQAKDNLHDTVGEVKPHAKRRGRLKRTDIKEVLSLRLGRYPFRGGIDRYIESRKGSWNTKTTKKEERRKLEQIGKELEALKAQGRISTTDPRHLTRSDVQEYMVELRKVDPSFQNKQIGRLKRYMAFYKNHVIEEMKNEGFRMPKTPRKPIRALSEDELYAVFGCLDELKRWPGSVARGLMALSFATGRRPSELRLAHMEDLNLRKRTFFVRYPKGEGNWASPEEVGIIREDMVPLIERYVRERAAHLQKKKAANAIALFPNTLSTNGFYSANRFNQIKHKVEVLSGVDFKLKDFRSTLTTITINGDMSRVIGMSVQLGHMDPNTTLKSYNRIERSVARKRLKDVWRESPIMVSKTPSIENRFEMTGYG